The following are from one region of the Anaerolineae bacterium genome:
- a CDS encoding radical SAM protein, with translation MSKSIYLINPRADFPSYYSAEIYTHFGLSPVAYTADLAIATVAALVPADFEVTLCDEQITPVNLNHPADYVGLTGKSSQVGRMIELAQHFQQRGKTVIIGGPFASLSPEVVRPYCDILVRGESETIAPQLFANLEAGRWQAEYMGAWSDLRQSPIPRWDLYPNHSALSGCVQTSRGCPFECEFCDVIQYAGRRQRHKPVDQILVELDSLYQHGYSLVFIADDNFTASRRRAKELLIALRSWNNRQPDGRLTFITQLSIDAAHEDEILQLCAEAGIYYVLIGIETPNEDSLRESKKRQNLGINLTGQIQRFLDYGIGVMGGMMVGFDADGPDIFERQYQFAMNTPIPIFMLGALTAPPSTPLYQRLRQDNRIVADIEFGANTPWETNIIPKQMSRQTLFAGLRWLGNRLYHPTTFGQRVRQFLDSYQPPPFSDRPHRKPNQQLALQIMKVTQNVTRLGSAEAQMFLNTAPAAMKHPVVQGVFFNIMAQYHQIRYMYQQGGFWEPQLAELNAPDLSRF, from the coding sequence ATGTCCAAATCTATCTACCTCATCAATCCCAGGGCAGATTTTCCCAGTTATTACAGCGCCGAAATTTATACTCATTTCGGCCTGAGTCCGGTCGCCTATACCGCCGATTTGGCCATAGCTACAGTAGCGGCGCTGGTGCCCGCCGATTTTGAAGTGACGCTATGTGACGAGCAGATTACGCCCGTCAATCTTAACCACCCCGCCGATTACGTGGGCTTGACCGGCAAAAGCAGCCAGGTAGGGCGTATGATCGAACTGGCCCAACACTTTCAGCAACGGGGCAAAACCGTCATCATTGGCGGCCCTTTTGCTTCGCTGTCGCCGGAGGTAGTAAGGCCTTACTGCGACATTCTGGTGCGCGGCGAAAGTGAAACCATCGCCCCCCAACTGTTTGCCAACTTGGAGGCCGGGCGCTGGCAAGCCGAATATATGGGGGCATGGTCTGACCTGCGACAGTCCCCCATCCCGCGCTGGGATTTGTACCCCAATCATAGCGCCCTGTCGGGCTGCGTGCAAACTTCGCGAGGCTGTCCCTTTGAATGTGAATTTTGCGATGTGATTCAATACGCCGGTCGCCGACAACGCCACAAACCCGTTGACCAAATTCTGGTCGAACTTGACTCTCTCTATCAACACGGTTATAGCCTGGTATTTATCGCCGACGATAACTTTACCGCCTCTCGCCGCCGCGCCAAAGAATTGCTCATAGCCTTGCGCAGTTGGAACAATCGCCAACCGGACGGGCGACTCACCTTCATTACCCAACTTTCCATTGACGCCGCGCACGAAGACGAAATTCTGCAACTCTGCGCCGAAGCGGGCATCTACTACGTCCTTATCGGCATTGAAACGCCTAACGAGGACAGCCTGCGCGAAAGTAAAAAACGTCAGAACTTGGGGATCAACCTGACCGGCCAAATCCAACGTTTTCTGGATTATGGCATTGGCGTGATGGGCGGTATGATGGTTGGCTTTGACGCCGACGGCCCGGACATTTTTGAGCGGCAATATCAGTTTGCCATGAACACGCCGATTCCCATCTTTATGTTAGGCGCATTAACTGCTCCACCCTCAACGCCACTCTATCAACGTCTGCGGCAAGACAATCGCATCGTGGCTGACATAGAATTTGGCGCAAACACGCCGTGGGAAACAAACATCATCCCTAAACAAATGTCACGCCAAACCCTGTTTGCCGGATTACGCTGGTTGGGCAACCGCCTGTATCACCCCACCACATTTGGACAACGGGTCAGGCAATTTTTAGACAGCTATCAACCCCCTCCGTTTAGTGACCGCCCGCACCGGAAACCAAATCAACAGCTTGCCCTGCAAATTATGAAAGTAACTCAAAACGTTACTCGCCTGGGGTCGGCTGAAGCGCAAATGTTTTTAAACACAGCCCCTGCTGCCATGAAACATCCTGTAGTGCAGGGTGTCTTTTTTAATATAATGGCCCAATACCACCAGATTCGATATATGTACCAACAAGGCGGGTTTTGGGAGCCGCAATTGGCCGAACTCAACGCCCCGGATTTGTCAAGGTTTTAA